GGAGGGAACTGTGTCCATTTCATCTTTATACCTCCAGCACACACCAGCACTCTGGTACCACAGCAGGCACAGAATGAGCAAGAGCTTGGGGAATGAATGAAAGCAACTTATTTATTGTCCTTTACTTTTTTGATAGTACAGCTGCCCATTTGTAAGACTCCAATCTTCTTTTCCCCCATTGTAATTCACACACTGTCTTTCCAGAATGCTGTCAGAAGGCTATCTCAGTGGACTTGCGTACCGGAATGACATCCAGTGGAGTTATCCATCTTCTAATGAGCAAGTGgctgaggaaaaggaagaggagatggAAGCCACAGCAGCTACAAGTCTTTCCTATTCCTCCGTGGATGAAACACAAGTCCAAAATCTCTATGTGAGCTGCAAATCCTCTGGCAAGGTCATTTCTTCAGTGTATTCAAGAGAGAGCCAACATAGTAGAAATCCGAGAATTACAGTGCTGCAAACAAACCCCAATCCTGTGTATGAAAGCCCAAACTTGGCTGCAGTTGAACTATACAGAGACACCAGCAGAGAGACGTACTTGGTCCCACCTTCCTGCAAGAGTATCTGCAAGAATTACAATGACTTACAGATTGCAGGGGGCCAGGTGATGGCCATTAATTCAGTGACAACCGATTTCCCCTCTGAGGGTAGTTTTCAATATGGTCCTTTGCTGAAATCATCTgagattcctttgtccatggaggaTTCCATGTCCACTCAGCCCAGCGACTTGCCACCCACCCCTATCCAGCGGTATTCATCGTACTGGAGAATAACCAGcatcaaagagaaaaacagcCTGCAAATGC
The nucleotide sequence above comes from Capricornis sumatraensis isolate serow.1 chromosome X, serow.2, whole genome shotgun sequence. Encoded proteins:
- the TASL gene encoding TLR adapter interacting with SLC15A4 on the lysosome → MLSEGYLSGLAYRNDIQWSYPSSNEQVAEEKEEEMEATAATSLSYSSVDETQVQNLYVSCKSSGKVISSVYSRESQHSRNPRITVLQTNPNPVYESPNLAAVELYRDTSRETYLVPPSCKSICKNYNDLQIAGGQVMAINSVTTDFPSEGSFQYGPLLKSSEIPLSMEDSMSTQPSDLPPTPIQRYSSYWRITSIKEKNSLQMQKPISNAVLNEYLEQKLVELYKQYFMDTGFHDSSPTQILASELIMTNVDQISIQVSIEKNLEISKARDIVINRLLQYGSTEISTPSLHISQYSNVNP